Proteins from one Syngnathoides biaculeatus isolate LvHL_M chromosome 8, ASM1980259v1, whole genome shotgun sequence genomic window:
- the LOC133504431 gene encoding A disintegrin and metalloproteinase with thrombospondin motifs 8-like, with product MYPVACLLLLLVCHPALATWFESEDVIPVRINGRVKRSEDQKRVILSAFGKELTLNVIPDASFISPYFTIQRLERAEGVGTSGAQLVPGDDFHNFINQTVESEGQLRSCFYSGSVDQDQHSLVALSLCSGVYGSFITNGTEYLIEPKVRGGFGSRFAEQLHVIKRRTLPKSPGVPFLFDHAVEASGLKKPKWGSFMRDGGDARRAPRRRRFVSAPRFIETLAVADSSMTHFYGEEIKHYILTLISMAAQLYKHPSIKNSVNLVVVKLLVVEDEEVGPEVSSNGGVALRNFCSWQQLFNPPSQRHPEHYDTAILFTREDICGQKSCDTLGVADVGTMCDPKRSCSVIEDNGLQSAFTAAHELGHVLSMPHDDSKTCERLFGDLGGHYLMAPLFVSLNKTMPWSPCSALYITEFFDNGHGDCLLDVPESSLPLPKELPGSKYNLDHQCQQIFGEEFFHCPNTTDSDICSQLWCQEDGTSQCSTKNGSLPWADGTPCSLNRTCLHGVCMPTKEALEPLVVVDGSWSMWGPWQQCSRTCGGGVEFSYRECTNPEPQNGGNFCEGQRVQYQSCNTQRCDNKGKSYREEQCEKYNSPNYLDYNGNMKQWIPKYAGVSPRDRCKLFCRARGSSEFKVFESKVIDGTPCGPDTTSVCVQGQCVKAGCDQVIGSNKRVDKCGVCGGNGFSCRKITGSYNKAIYGYSDIVTIPAGATNIDIKQRSHRGIKHDGNYLAIMRESGSYILNGNFSVSTVEQDISVLGAVLKYSGSSTTLERIQSFMQLKEAIIIQLLATVGDTSPPKVKYSFFIPKEVDFKSKDKKGSSASLHVIHPFSVPEWVLGEWSECSKSCGSGWSRRNVECRDSAGFLSSLCDTDLKPVDIRACGDQPCPIWQMGPWSACSRTCSQGERHRSLLCIDYTGKTVEPEKCDPDKKPAPVSGECFNMECL from the exons ATGTATCCCGTTGCTTGTTTGCTGCTTCTGTTGGTCTGCCATCCAGCGCTCGCCACTTGGTTTGAATCCGAGGATGTTATACCTGTCCGGATAAACGGGAGAGTCAAAAGAAGCGAGGATCAGAAGCGAGTCATCCTCAGCGCATTTGGCAAGGAACTGACCCTCAATGTTATCCCCGATGCCAGTTTCATCTCGCCTTATTTTACCATACAGCGCCTTGAGAGAGCCGAGGGCGTCGGGACGTCAGGTGCTCAACTTGTCCCGGGTGACGACTTCCACAATTTCATCAACCAGACTGTTGAGAGTGAAGGGCAGCTGAGAAGTTGTTTTTATTCAGGGAGCGTCGACCAAGATCAACACTCACTCGTGGCTCTAAGTCTATGCTCCGGCGTGTATGGTTCCTTCATAACAAACGGGACAGAGTACCTCATTGAACCCAAAGTTCGAGGAGGGTTTGGGTCACGCTTTGCAGAACAGCTGCATGTGATCAAGAGGAGGACATTACCCAAGAGTCCCGGTGTACCTTTCCTTTTCGATCACGCGGTCGAAGCGAGTGGACTGAAGAAGCCCAAGTGGGGAAGTTTTATGCGCGATGGCGGTGACGCACGGAGGGCACCTCGCCGGAGACGCTTCGTTTCTGCGCCGCGGTTCATCGAGACCCTGGCAGTGGCAGATTCAAGCATGACACACTTCTATGGGGAGGAAATCAAG CACTATATTTTGACCTTAATATCAATGGCTGCCCAGCTGTACAAGCACCCCAGCATAAAGAATTCAGTGAACTTAGTGGTAGTGAAGTTGTTGGTGGTAGAGGATGAGGAGGTTGGTCCTGAGGTCTCCAGCAATGGAGGGGTAGCTCTCAGGAACTTTTGCTCCTGGCAGCAGCTTTTCAACCCACCAAGTCAGCGGCATCCAGAACACTATGACACTGCCATCCTCTTCACCAGAGAG GACATTTGTGGACAAAAGAGTTGTGATACACTGGGTGTTGCCGACGTTGGAACAATGTGTGATCCCAAGAGAAGCTGCTCTGTTATAGAGGACAACGGTCTGCAATCTGCTTTCACTGCTGCACATGAACTTG GTCACGTGCTGAGCATGCCCCATGACGACTCTAAAACCTGTGAGAGGCTGTTTGGGGATCTCGGAGGGCATTACCTGATGGCCCCTTTGTTTGTTAGCCTCAACAAAACCATGCCTTGGTCACCTTGTAGTGCACTCTACATTACAGAGTTCTTTGATAATGGTCATG GAGACTGCCTGTTGGATGTTCCAGAGAGCAGCTTACCATTACCGAAGGAGCTCCCAGGCAGCAAATACAACCTAGACCATCAGTGCCAACAAATTTTTGGAGAGGAATTCTTCCATTGTCCCAACACAACAGACAGTGATATTTGCAGCCAGCTCTGGTGCCAAGAGGACGGAACATCCCAGTGCTCCACAAAGAATGGCAGCTTACCCTGGGCTGACGGCACCCCTTGTAGTCTCAACAGGACATGCCTCCATGGAGTGTGCATGCCGACAAAGGAGGCACTGGAGCCACTG GTGGTTGTGGATGGTAGCTGGAGCATGTGGGGACCTTGGCAACAGTGTTCTAGGACATGTGGAGGTGGAGTTGAGTTCTCTTATAGGGAGTGTACAAACCCTGAGCCTCAGAATGGGGGCAACTTTTGTGAGGGACAGAGGGTTCAGTATCAGTCGTGCAACACACAACGCTGTGATAACAAAG GCAAGAGTTATCGAGAGGAGCAGTGTGAGAAGTACAACAGCCCAAACTACCTGGACTACAATGGGAACATGAAACAATGGATACCAAAGTATGCTGGAGTGTCTCCTAGGGACCGATGCAAACTATTCTGCCGGGCCAGGGGGAGCAGTGAATTTAAGGTGTTTGAGTCCAAG GTAATTGATGGAACACCCTGTGGTCCTGACACCACATCCGTGTGCGTCCAAGGCCAGTGTGTGAAGGCAGGTTGTGATCAGGTGATTGGCTCTAACAAGAGAGTGGATAAGTGTGGAGTATGTGGAGGAAACGGGTTTAGTTGCAGGAAGATCACAGGGTCCTACAACAAGGCAAT CTATGGATACAGTGACATTGTCACAATTCCTGCTGGTGCAACCAATATTGATATCAAACAGCGGAGCCACAGAGGAATCAAGCATGATGGGAACTATCTGGCTATCATGAGAGAGAGTGGAAGTTACATTCTCAATGGGAACTTCTCAGTATCAACAGTGGAACAGGACATTTCTGTGCTTGGTGCTGTGCTGAAATACAGCGGTTCTTCCACCACGTTAGAGAGGATCCAGAGCTTCATGCAGCTGAAAGAGGCCATCATCATTCAGCTTCTGGCCACAGTGGGAGATACCAGCCCTCCTAAAGTGAAATATTCCTTTTTTATCCCCAAAGAGGTTGATTTTAAATCAAAAGATAAGAAGGGCTCTTCGGCATCTTTGCATGTGATTCATCCTTTCAGTGTGCCAGAGTGGGTTCTGGGAGAGTGGTCTGAGTGCTCAAAGAGCTGCGGTTCAGGCTGGTCTCGAAGGAATGTGGAGTGCAGGGACAGTGCAGGCTTTCTTTCAAGCCTTTGTGATACAGACTTGAAGCCAGTGGACATCAGGGCTTGCGGGGATCAACCCTGTCCCATCTGGCAGATGGGACCCTGGTCCGCCTGCTCACGAACTTGTAGTCAGGGCGAGCGCCACCGCAGCCTCCTCTGCATAGACTACACTGGCAAGACTGTTGAACCAGAAAAGTGTGACCCTGATAAAAAACCTGCACCTGTCTCCGGAGAATGTTTTAACATGGAGTGCTTATGA